One genomic window of Deltaproteobacteria bacterium includes the following:
- a CDS encoding type I restriction endonuclease subunit R, whose protein sequence is MNEKILEKASLGWFEALGYDTRKGAEVSPGAETPLRMSHEHVVLEPRLRAALRKINDHLPEDSIEQAVRIVTRPPEPTMEQNNRWFHRLMTDGIDVEYRTADGEARGDKAWLVDFVYPARNDLLVVNQFTVKCGNSHRRADQVLFINGLPIVVIELKDPANIQADVWKAYRQLQDYKQHIPSLFICNELMVISDGDSTRVGSLTAGSDRFSPWRSIEDCLKPGQPNLEALIKGLFEPARLLDYLLHCVTFEDDDRTGEIIKKVAGYHQFRAVRGARSTVKVALKPPTGHGDGRGGVIWHTQGSGKSLTMLMLAGALIGDTELANPTIVVVTDRNDLDNQLFGTFASGRALLRQQPEQAQSREDLTAKLNRASGGVVFTTIQKFEERGGPVSERSNIVVLADEAHRSQYGFLQGGARWMRDAIPNATFIGFTGTPLERDDRSTPAVFGEYADIYDIRQAIEDNATVPIYYEMRLVKLLPNEAGIAEAESLLDAATAADKEGYGVPKDIEVPLEELVGARERLKLVAKEIVEHFEKRREVIEGKAMAVCMSRNICMDLYEEIVALRPEWHADGDEAGFVKVVMTGAVAEGERVAFHARTKGRREALARRFKDPEDDFRLVIVCDMWLTGFDCPPMHTMYLDKPLAGHNLMQAIARVNRVFGEKPGGVVADFLGIADQLRDAVQTYTQAGGEGSPVEEIQGEAVPLMERQYEALRDFFNGFDYSPFVKGAEADQLHAVTSGADYVFEQEDGKRRFMTMVAALSKAFALSVPRNETEAIRDHLIYFQCVRAAIRKRLADDGPPPPPDSRAAVRQVISGAIASDGVIDLFKAAGLPEPNVGILSEDFLERLAALPHKNLALETLRKLLNDQIRSRERVNIVQSRTFRESLESVLTRYTNRAITTAQVIEELIGLARAIREAVHRGEESGLTEEEIAFYDALADNASAREVMQADTLRVIARELADRIKAKASLDWTQRETVRADMRRTVRRLLTKYGYPPDAQESATQLVIRQAELMAEGVISG, encoded by the coding sequence ATGAACGAAAAAATCCTGGAAAAGGCATCTCTGGGCTGGTTCGAGGCATTGGGCTACGATACCCGTAAAGGCGCGGAAGTCTCACCCGGTGCAGAAACCCCGCTCCGCATGAGCCACGAGCACGTAGTACTGGAGCCACGTCTTCGAGCAGCGCTACGGAAGATCAACGATCACTTACCCGAAGACTCCATAGAGCAGGCGGTGCGGATAGTCACACGTCCGCCGGAACCAACGATGGAGCAGAACAATCGGTGGTTCCACCGGCTGATGACCGACGGTATTGACGTTGAGTACCGCACCGCTGATGGAGAAGCTCGAGGTGACAAGGCGTGGCTGGTGGATTTTGTCTATCCGGCGAGAAATGACCTCCTTGTGGTGAACCAGTTCACCGTCAAATGCGGCAACAGCCACCGCCGGGCCGATCAGGTGCTATTTATTAATGGCCTGCCCATTGTGGTCATCGAACTAAAGGACCCCGCAAATATTCAGGCGGATGTCTGGAAAGCATACCGGCAGCTTCAAGATTACAAGCAGCATATTCCGTCGCTATTCATCTGCAATGAGTTGATGGTGATCAGCGATGGTGACTCCACGCGGGTCGGCTCGCTGACGGCTGGGTCGGACCGGTTCTCGCCCTGGCGCTCCATCGAAGACTGCCTCAAACCGGGCCAGCCAAACCTTGAGGCTCTTATCAAGGGCCTGTTCGAGCCTGCAAGGCTGCTGGACTATCTCCTGCACTGCGTCACTTTTGAAGACGATGATCGGACCGGGGAGATCATCAAGAAGGTAGCGGGATATCATCAGTTCCGCGCGGTGCGCGGGGCACGATCTACCGTCAAGGTGGCGTTGAAGCCCCCTACAGGCCACGGCGACGGGCGGGGCGGTGTGATTTGGCACACCCAGGGCTCAGGCAAGAGCCTGACGATGCTCATGCTGGCAGGGGCGCTGATTGGCGACACGGAACTGGCGAACCCGACCATCGTCGTGGTGACCGACCGCAACGACCTGGACAACCAGCTCTTCGGCACGTTTGCCTCTGGCCGGGCATTGCTTCGTCAGCAGCCCGAACAAGCCCAGAGCCGGGAAGATCTGACGGCAAAGCTGAATCGGGCCTCCGGCGGCGTTGTGTTTACGACGATCCAGAAATTCGAAGAGAGAGGCGGCCCTGTCAGTGAGCGGTCAAACATCGTCGTTCTGGCCGATGAGGCCCATCGTAGCCAGTACGGTTTTCTCCAAGGCGGTGCGCGGTGGATGCGGGACGCGATCCCAAATGCCACATTCATCGGTTTCACGGGCACTCCTTTGGAGCGCGACGACCGCAGCACGCCGGCTGTGTTCGGTGAGTACGCGGATATCTACGACATCCGCCAAGCCATTGAGGACAACGCAACCGTCCCAATCTACTACGAGATGCGGCTGGTGAAGCTGCTCCCGAATGAAGCAGGCATTGCCGAAGCCGAGAGTCTGCTCGACGCTGCAACAGCGGCCGACAAGGAAGGTTACGGCGTCCCCAAGGACATAGAGGTTCCGCTGGAAGAACTGGTCGGGGCGCGGGAACGGTTGAAGCTGGTTGCAAAAGAGATCGTGGAACACTTCGAGAAGCGCCGTGAAGTCATCGAAGGTAAGGCCATGGCGGTCTGCATGAGCCGCAACATCTGCATGGACCTCTATGAAGAGATTGTGGCTCTGAGGCCCGAGTGGCATGCGGATGGGGACGAAGCCGGATTCGTGAAGGTAGTAATGACAGGAGCGGTAGCCGAGGGTGAACGCGTGGCCTTCCATGCACGAACCAAGGGACGGCGAGAGGCCCTTGCTCGCCGTTTCAAGGACCCCGAAGATGATTTTCGCCTGGTGATCGTCTGCGATATGTGGCTGACAGGATTCGATTGCCCGCCGATGCATACGATGTATCTGGACAAACCCCTGGCGGGTCATAATCTGATGCAGGCGATAGCGCGGGTGAACCGCGTGTTTGGCGAAAAACCAGGCGGCGTGGTCGCGGACTTCCTCGGCATTGCCGATCAGCTCCGCGATGCAGTGCAGACGTACACCCAGGCTGGCGGGGAAGGCAGTCCTGTTGAAGAAATCCAGGGAGAGGCCGTGCCCCTTATGGAGCGCCAGTATGAAGCGTTGCGTGATTTTTTCAACGGCTTCGATTACAGCCCATTCGTCAAGGGTGCCGAGGCAGACCAGTTGCATGCGGTGACGTCGGGAGCGGACTATGTTTTTGAGCAGGAAGACGGTAAAAGGCGGTTCATGACGATGGTGGCGGCGTTGTCCAAGGCTTTTGCGTTGTCGGTTCCACGCAACGAAACCGAGGCCATCCGCGACCATCTGATATATTTCCAGTGTGTGCGGGCTGCGATCCGCAAACGACTTGCGGACGATGGTCCCCCGCCTCCGCCGGATTCGCGGGCTGCGGTACGTCAGGTGATCTCCGGCGCGATAGCCTCTGATGGCGTTATTGATCTGTTTAAGGCGGCTGGTTTACCGGAACCGAACGTGGGCATCCTTTCTGAAGACTTCCTTGAACGGCTGGCTGCGCTGCCGCACAAGAACCTGGCGCTGGAGACCTTGCGAAAACTTCTAAATGACCAGATCCGAAGCCGGGAGAGGGTGAACATCGTGCAGTCGCGGACATTCCGTGAATCGCTGGAGTCGGTGCTCACGCGATACACCAATCGTGCGATCACAACGGCACAGGTAATAGAGGAGTTGATCGGCTTGGCCCGTGCCATTCGGGAGGCAGTTCACCGGGGCGAGGAATCAGGCCTGACCGAAGAAGAGATCGCGTTCTACGACGCGCTCGCGGACAATGCCTCTGCCCGTGAGGTGATGCAGGCCGATACGCTCAGGGTGATTGCACGTGAGCTTGCCGATCGAATCAAGGCCAAGGCGTCGCTTGACTGGACGCAGCGGGAAACTGTGCGCGCGGACATGCGGCGGACGGTACGGCGGCTGCTGACCAAGTATGGCTATCCCCCGGATGCCCAAGAGTCGGCTACCCAACTGGTTATCCGGCAGGCGGAGTTGATGGCCGAAGGCGTTATCAGTGGCTGA